DNA sequence from the Candidatus Eisenbacteria bacterium genome:
GGATCTCAGATGCACAACATTTGGAATCTACTTTTCAGTTCACCGAGGCCATCTTATCTGTGCCTAGGATGGTAGTCAAGAGCTAACCCTAATCCGGCAAAAAATATGAGTTGAAATGAGAGAAAAAAGTTGAAAATGGGCTTCCCATATGTTTTTTCGGTTGTAGACATTAGCGTTCAACCGAGAAAGGAAAACCCATTTCCAATGAGACGAAGAAAACGCACTTTGACCCGTCGTGTCAATAGGAATCTCCGGGTTGAGTTCGGGGATGAAAAGCTGACCTCCCATGCCGGTCTAGAAATTCTCGGGAGTTTTCTCCAAGAGAAACTATTCAATACTAAACTCCGTGATGCCTTTCGAGACATCGACTTAAAGGGAGACTATCCCTTGCCG
Encoded proteins:
- a CDS encoding transposase — translated: MRRRKRTLTRRVNRNLRVEFGDEKLTSHAGLEILGSFLQEKLFNTKLRDAFRDIDLKGDYPLPSMVRVFLALLWTGGRRLRHVRFLDRDPLVRRFCGLDHLPDERTLSRWLKQFT